AGCAGCATATAATGGGGTGAACTATGGACCAGCTGGAGGTGGAGGGAAGTTTCAGAATAACAAGGTTTGTCCATTTTCTTAATGCTGATGATCTTTATGACTGAATTCATTTCTCCTAGTTAACATAGTGTCATATTGAGTTGCTATGTGTCACCTCAAACTCTGCATGCACATGGTAtggagtttcttttctttttagctgTGATGACAAGTTCTTGGGGGTGTTAAGAGAGCTCAGGGGGCATGAATTGGGTTGGATGAATATTTCTGTAAACTTGAGTTTAGCAAAGTGCAGCCAAGGGTGTCCCAATGCCAATGGCTACCCACACTGCGGGGCCTAGGGGAGCTGATGTATGCAGTCttgcccatgttttttttttttcaagaggcTGTTTCTGCATTTTAATCCCTTACTTTAGACCACAATGGAGTGACCTTTTATCGTTATACCTAGGCTTAATTTCAGTAAAGTGCAGCCGagccaaaagaaaatattgataaGCTTAGCAAAGTGCTATGTCTATTTTTCGAAATGGGAATTGCATGCTCCATTCCATCAAAGTTTGAATGTCTGGCAAATGTTGGCTGTGTGACTCTAGTGTGTTACTGGTCACTGATGTAACTCAGCAGTTCAGGCTTTTGAGGGGTTAAACGAGTGGGTTGGTTATAAGGCTTACATGAAAAAGTCAGTCAGGCCCTAGTTGGCCAAATTTGACTGAGCCTGTAATTTGtcgtgcaatttttttattactgaGCAAGCTTTGGTATTATACTTAGTCCTGACCACAGGCACGCCCATCCATTTGAGCAGGTCTAGTCAACATGGTCATAATATCTCTTGTCTACATGTCAAGCTTTTATGCTATAACTCTGAATGGAAAATTCTAGTAACCAGCTAATTCTCTATGTATGATGGTGCAAATTGATAAGAAAGGTCATGGAATTAGTTTAATCATGGAATAATGATGAAGCTTTCTGATTGTTCTGCAGGAAGATCGCAGTAACTCGATGACTATTGGCATTGCAGATGAGCACATTGGACTTGTGGTTGGTCGAGGTGGACGGAATATCATGGATATCAGTCAGGTTTGCAGTTGAAAATTATACACTTGGCATTGTGAAAATTCACTTGAGCATTGAATGACATGACAATGACCTTATAGGCTACTGGGGCCAGGATAAAGATATCAGATAGAGGTGATTTCATGTCTGGGACAACTGACAGGTACATGACTTTGATAAGagttctttgttttgttttcctgaTTTTCTTTCTGACTCTTGACTATCGGagggtttatgttctttttctttacttgtCTGGAGCAGGAAAGTCACAATTACGGGGTCGCAGAGAGCAATTCGTGCAGCCGAGACCATGATAATGCAAAAGGTTGCATATGCCTCGGAGAAAGGGGTGAATTAGCTCTCAAGTTCCATCCATTGTTGTAGAAAAAATTGTGGACCATCCTTCGGTCTGTCCACAAGTTcgatgattttttaaaaatccctTGTGATCTAATTCGTTGGCAGGTGATGCACGAGATATCATTGGAAGAGTGAGATCGGGAAGTTCTTTTTGGAGAGTTCGTTTTTTTCCAAATAGTATCTGCTTATTTAAGTCAAAGGAAATTGTTGTAGGAAATTTGGTGTCGTTTCTTTCCCCGAATAGAACGATTATAACTTGACTCTCGAGCAGGTTATTCTCTATCTACAGTGATACATCCTAGAGTTATTGTTTTATGGAAAAACGTTGgcagaagaaaaggagagaattcAGAGTACAATTTCTTGCACGTCATATTTGCTTCTGCTCATAGTATTATTTGGCTTGCTTTGTCGAATTGGTCGGTGTAGATGCTGACCGAAGGAAGTGCTGGGTGTGGTGTAAAGCCACACAATGCCTTTTCCTTTAGGCCGAAACCTGTGCAGTGCCTCATTGATTCTCGAATACTTGGACCAGGTTCGAAAAGATCAACAGCTGTCGAGCTGAAGTCTGATTTTTGTCCCTCGATTCTTGTTCGTGTTTCAGTGTGATTTACTAGTCTGCGTACTCGGTCCTGTAGTCTTACCATCTTAGTATTCTTTCGGAGAATGATGGCCAAAGAATATCGCACTTGAAAAGTCTTAGCTTTTTGGTGATCATTCTGACCGGTACTGCGCTTTTGGTGGCCGATCGTTTTGTTATAGTATTCCACACAAAGCTTCCAGTTGAAGCGAAGCTGATTGTTCTGTAAGTAAGCAATCGAACTTGAATCAACCTGAGCCCCGCGGTCAAATAATTTGACAAAGATAATGCTCTTTATTATTAAGAAGGTAAGTTATCCAACAGTGATAACTCTTTTAACGTTGAACATGTAGAATTaagatggaaaaataaaaaaccaaaattacAGGCATTGATTAAACATGAGCAATGTATAGCCACCCCAACGAGTCCATGCATGCAAGCGGCGTCGCGGTAAAGATGTCCCTGCGCCTTTATTATCGGAATGCAAATACCTAGTGTTCTAAGCTCAAACCAGAAGAAATGAAAGTAACTCGTCTTCACGGCCGATCATTGTATCCTCCGCCAGGACCACCACCGTACCCTGAGCCGTACCCTGACCCGTATCCAGAGCCACTCCCATAGCCTGAGCCACCCCCGctgccaccaccgccacctcctccactgccccctcctcctccaccgccTCCGCCTCTTCCGCCACCGCTGCCATATCCACTGCCGCTTCCatagccggagccggagccgctTCCCGACCCCGAgcctccacctccaccgccacctcctccacctccacctccgccaccaccacctccactcCCTATCCCACCCCCGGATCCATATCCGGAGCCACTCCCCGACCCGTACCCGGAACCCGAGCCGCCAatccctccacctccgcctttgccaccgccaccgccgcctccaccACCATAACCTCCTCCATCACCACCGTAGCCTGAACCACTCCCCGAGCCATACCCAGACCCATATCCTGAGCCGGAGACGCCCTTTCCTCCACCGCCACCgctgcctcctcctccaccaccaccaccaccacctcctccactTTTCTTATTCACCACAGCCTTTGGTATCGACCTAGCAGCAAAGGCGAGGTCCACAAGCAGCAAAATCAAGAATGCAGCCCCAATCACCTTAGGGCTGCCCATTATTTCCAATCTCGCAAGGGACTCAAAGGCTGAGCTAGATTATAAGGGGGACAAGAGAAACGCTTTCTTTCGCAAGCGTGGATTATTCTATATAAGCCAGTGCTCACAAGTGTTCGTGACATACCAAACTCAAGGGTAGGGTCCCTATTTATAGTGCATGCGTCTGCGTAAGCTTTCTAGTAACTTCTTTAACATATGTATAAATttctatgatgatgatgataatgtaAGAGGTACAAGCCCTTACGTTTTCGTTAGTggtgttggtggtggtggtcatATTGGGATATGGTGCTGGGCTGTCGTCTActcagttttttctttttctttttttccccttttttcttgcaaATCGAAGAATATAATATAAAGTTTTCCTCCACTACTGACTTGATGAAGTCTCTGCAAAGTAAATTCTAGAAGGAAAAATAGGCCGGGGGACCAACAACAAGTATCCCCTATTCGAGGTCAGCTTGTTCATACTGTCGGAGCAACGcttttttgcttgattttctGAGCACTATGGTGATTGACCACT
This Eucalyptus grandis isolate ANBG69807.140 chromosome 7, ASM1654582v1, whole genome shotgun sequence DNA region includes the following protein-coding sequences:
- the LOC104455808 gene encoding putative glycine-rich cell wall structural protein 1, which encodes MGSPKVIGAAFLILLLVDLAFAARSIPKAVVNKKSGGGGGGGGGGGGSGGGGGKGVSGSGYGSGYGSGSGSGYGGDGGGYGGGGGGGGGKGGGGGIGGSGSGYGSGSGSGYGSGGGIGSGGGGGGGGGGGGGGGGGGSGSGSGSGSGYGSGSGYGSGGGRGGGGGGGGGSGGGGGGGSGGGSGYGSGSGYGSGYGSGYGGGPGGGYNDRP